The genomic stretch tcccatccttcatgccttgccttcaggagcttccttcggcctcatcctagttgtcggattataccaccacactcgaccaacctcgaactagccttctagcctcctccatcagccttgcgtccctcatatatctcctcatccttcacgccttgccttcaagagcttccttcggccttcaagagcttccttcggcctcatgctagcagagtgcacggttgtcacagccctacccactcggtctcaccattgtgtgtgagacgactgagcatggcagtaggggtgaccaggacatgtcatttgcatcatatgcacagattgcattatttatgattgatgcattttggtgattgcatatgattgacatgcatacaggttatatgcttttgctctgactatttttatttgtgtatgttcacagtcagttgcacaagcctcgcaggtgagtacagtttattacagttatgcatttccttattattcttgctatagattgtgctttatgcctattgttggttattacggtttatttcagctctgcatatctgttgaactgttaggagactataccgtaggttgtatggctagagaactgtactcttgatcccatggtttaggagactgtaccttaggctattactggtggatatatattgctgtacatgtctattggtttacctgctgagttctttgaactcaccccgttgttactatttttcaggttgaggccgtcaggagagattccagtcgctagccccattatcgcgaggattttctttgtcggattatattttgcttttgcatcttatatacttatattgtgggtttgtattgtggactttatgtcgaacctttgggtttgctgcttttgttttccgctgcagattttcacactacttcgtggatttgttttcttcgttgtagtggagtaggatgtgtacgtatatcttcattggttttatatcgttcttccttattaaactgcgtggattgattatatgttgagctgtgtggaatattgatataaactgcgtggtttgtttcttatttgtattgtattgttccggccgagtgtggccgaggtatagatatatgtatactgagattcatattgtccgccgtacaggggagatgctgccgaaatttcttcggacagggactacctggggcgtgacattctagcctcctccatcagccttgcttctctcggatatctcccatccttcatgccttgccttcaggagcttccttcggcctcatcctagttgtcggattataccaccacactcgaccaacctcgaactagccttctagcctcctccatcagccttgcgtccctcatatatctcctcatccttcacgccttgccttcaagagcttccttcggcctcatgctagttatcgagttctccttgccaagtcacactagcaCTTTccgttgcctagctcctcaccagaacttcccaattgtctggctcctcaccaggactttctcctttgccaagatcacacttagactttccaatttgcctaacctccggttaggactttcaccactgcctaaactccagttaggacttccatacgcctaacctccagttaggacttccatacacctaacctccagttaggactttcttagtcaagtctcctgtcaaccttgacttacttgacttgtattctcatcactTCTACCACTGCttaaactctagttaggacttccatacgcctaacctccagttaggactttctcaatcaagtctcctgtcaaccttgacctacttgacttgtattctcatcaacctggtcaaccctttgaccatctccataaccagacgattgctccagcaatctccttatattgtcaaacatcaaaactcaaatcctgactcaagcttgactcaacttaaGTTTAGTCAAACTTATCAAACTTGACCTAAGGAAATTTCctcaacaatctcttcctttttgatgtttgacaatatctcTAAGTTAGGTTAAATCccatagtcttaacctcttctttataccaaggctaaattccatagccttaacttcttctttatacaaagttaaatcccatagccttaattcTTCttcataccaaggctaaatcccatagtcttAATTCTTCTTCATCACAAGGCTAAATTCCATAGCcttacctcttctttatcacaaggctaaatctcatagtcttaactctagagggcaaactccccatacttgggatgaaggcctaacttaacctttcattttccccctttggcatacatcaaaaattgaaaacaaactcttctccataagagttaactcttcgttgtttacaacctcatatgttgttaacaaccccacaatgaagatctcatattcttcattgccgccaaagctcccccttagctctatttcacttcacaatgctcatcctagagcatgcctCAACTTCTTAATGAAACttccattcattgtattcaatgctcccccttaagcagtaatcttcttcttcatgctcatccgagagcattttccactttaccaatgaaggtcctatccccttcattaatccaatgctccccttgagcagtaatctactccacaatgctcatccgagagcatttatcatcctagcaataaagataaccaatcttccattacaccccaatactcgaccctgagtattaattcatcacgaaggtttaacccccttccaaggtctttgaaaagatttttatgttttcaaagagtaactccccttaaaaacatggtcaaacttctatcattgcaccaacaatgacttggaattcctaaacagttaggaaaaccaaaacttgaagttttgaggttcaaaattcaataatgaaactaaaccccaacctaaacttcacctaaatctaccttaaccaatctatacttgctttcaacatgaaaactcctcctaaatggatacaagtgtatgccaaaggattaggaatggttaatgacccttgaaaaccaaaacttgaagttttaaggtttcaaaattcaaaattgaaactaaaccttatcctaaactatactttggtttctcttaaccaatccatacttgttttcatcatgaaaaactcCCTCTAaacgtatacaaatgtattccaaggagtttggagtggttaacgggactcgaagtgacttgaacaGTGTCTAAGGTGCCTTAGAGCTACGAGGAGGTGCCTCGGAGCTCGATTAGAGGCACTCTTGTAGAGATAAAATTTACGGATAAGCTTTCGTGGCATGGAGGCACCCTGGAgcacattggaggtgcctcagagcgCAATGGAGATGCCCCAGATctaatggaggcgcctcagaatAGATAACAGCCGCATACCTTGGATCGGATAAGCACCATTGGAGGTGCTCTAAACCATTGGAGGCGACTCCAATGGTACATAAATAGAGGACTTTGGCCAGCTTCAAAATACAACTTTCATATAatcaattttgatcattttgcttATGCGTTCTCCATCTACTACAACTCTACTATGCAGGGACGTAGCCACCTTAAGGAGAGGGGGTGCGACCGCCCCCTctcatattttattaaaaaattatatatatatatatattaaaaaattatttatatatatatatatatatatatatatatatatatatataatttggaaGTCCTTATCATCACTTTGAGTAGTTGATTCATCATCATTCAATGTCGAAAACTAAAATTGATCACATATTTAGAAAGTTCATGATCTAAGTTATCCATTGATACCGCTTCTATGATGAAATATCACGATTTGAAATgttaagtattgaattttaaaaataaaatatataataataaatagatgAACTAAATCGTAGGGCATAAAGtaaggaaattaaattaaaattgaatcgagTTTGAACTAAATTCAATGGATAGATATGGAgataagaattatgttgattcaaaTTGGAATTGATTTGAAGTTGAATTATGACCGAACCAAGTTTAATGTTTAAACGAGTTCGAACGATTTAAAAagaattaggatatttttgatgaaaccttttatttttttctctccctcttctccattTGCATGTTACATCCCAACGTCTCGTATGCCACCCCTTTGCCcattcctctcttttatttttttcttcctcttcttcctcatttgcttcttctccttctcttctccaacgttagtaaacctataattttttcctctcctcttctaaaGCACACgagcttttttcttcttctttctctctccaGCAAGGAAGAAATACAACACCAGTTGCTGCCCTCTTCTAACAAGATCAAGCAGCCATCAACCCCCCTATCTTCTTCCCTTCTAgtattttttaggattttattggcACAGCAAAAAGTCATGTTTTGTCTTACCTTGCTCTCTTTGTGTTATTGTCGAGCTCACCGAAACTAGTCAAGGTTGCTAACAAAGAAAGTAAAGTTCTCCTTTTTCTACTTCTTCCTCTTTATttgatcttctctatttttctcaaaaacaatgatcttccaagagttGTAAGTTATTCCTTTTTCGtttcatgaatttttgaaaattacccCTCCTAATCGAAAATCCTGGCTACGCCCTTGACTATGCCCGACCATTGTCGGCAGACTGACACCAACACACGCGCTCGACTAAAATCAATTCTTCTAAGTGTTGATAATAACTTTGTTTATTGTGCATTTCTATTATATACCTGCAAAAGAAAAATATAGGGTTGTTACACTTTTCTTCGTCTTTTGTATTCAGATTAATCTTCTGATAGGTCCAGAAGAAAATTTAATGAATTGCCTATTGATAGGTCTAAGAAACTTGAATCTTAGAATAAGAATTATCGAAAGCCCTTaaccaaataaaaatatttgaattgtttcatttataatttttgtttagtttttctactATGCATTCACTCGTTTTTAAAAGTTCcacaaaagaaaatttttaaaattatttgattcACCTCTTTCTTACATGTCATCAATACTATAATTATGACACATTATAGTAGTTAGTTATAATTGCAACAACAACACTAAACATAAAAGTATTCTCAAAATAAAACATGCAGTAggattcttttgtttttttatttttgtttttattttcatttttgaaaaagaatgtcttttgatgatttatataatttatgatgcccttttttattttaatcaataTAAATCTCCCATAAGATTTAACATCCGTCACCCTAAACATATTTTGACCACCATTAGAGATTTTGACGACATCAGGGATGGCTAGGCATCACTATCTAAAATATAttatcttaataaaaaaaatttggatAATTACCGgcctaatttatttatttacaaaAGACACGTgcataaaagatttttttttaattcatatatTTTTCAAGTTAATGCTATTTAATTCTCCAATCACTATTATTACCATTATTTAATTCAATGTGATGATGACGTGGCAAATATAATataagtagcacttttaaattatccATAATGTTTTATTAATGACAAAATGCCttcaataattttattttttttttacaaaaaattgtaatatcttaatttagataaaaaaaaatgtagTTAAATATGTGAGTATTAAAGAGGATATTTTGAGAATAAATAAAGTCAAGagttatgaattttttttatataagaaagttggtattttgataattttcttaTGTTTTTCGATAGCTGTTCCCTGTTTGATATGAGACAGCTGATCTCTAAATGCGCTGAGCTGGAATACACGTGCAAGCTGCAGGGTCCGTTTGTCGAATACAGCTTCATCCCAACGGGTACCCAAAACCGTACCAGCCTTTAGCATGCCTCGCGTGGCTGAACTACGTGCCCAGTAGTACCCGAATCTTAAATCTCACTCAGCGTCCGACACGTATGCATTCAAGCTGTGGGACCCGCAAGAAGCCACTTAAACGGACGGGTTTGGGAGTCGAGCCGGTCGAAATTGTAAACGATCTTCCTCCGCGGTCGTCTCCACCGGTCGGTCGCTCTCTTCTCTGCGGCATATGCGATGGCAGATCAACGTGAAACAGAAACAGGCGACAAGAAGTAGAAGAAGGGAGCCCTAAAGATTCCGTTTTTCCGATCTAGTCGAtgatcccttggagcattggtgcaACGGAGAGTCCTTTCCGTTCTCTGTCGATCGAGGCGTTCTCCTCGATTGGGGCGGTGCGGTGGAGCTGACTGCTGGGATAGGGATCCGAAGACTTCGGGGTTGCTCGGATCGGTGGCCCTGGTCGGGCATTTGGCGTGTTTGGGGAGTTTCGCGTGTCGGGTTATGGGAGCAACGGGGTCGAAGCTCGAGAAAGCCCTCGGCGAGCAGTTCCCCGAAGGCGAGCGCTACTTTGGCCTTGAGAACTTTGGCAACACCTGCTACTGCAACAGCGTCTTGCAGGTTTCCCCTTCATTTCTTTCCTCTTCCAAAATGCTTCGCAACGTGAAATATCTcatcaaaattcaattttttaatGGGCTCACATCGTCTTTTGTCGTTTTCTGTTTGACGTAGGGGGATCCGGATGTGATCGCCTTTAGGCGTTAGTTCTTCTCTTTGCCTAATTCTTTCagatttgttaaattaatgatcGTGAAAAGAAAGTGAGATACCTTAATTTTTTCCCCCCTTCGTCCTGAGAAATGTTAATGTTTTTCAGTTTGCCTTGTTATCTCAGGTACTACCGATTTTGATTGTTTTACCTTCGCATTTTTATGCCTTGTTTGGAAccgaaaaacaaacaaacaataaaGGAACTCTAGAGCTGGAATTCTAGTTGTCAAATAGGGTGGTGATCTGTAACCCCAGCATAGGTGGCTGGGATTCTGTATGCCACACTTTCTTTTCTATATCGCTTTGTTAAGGATATGCTCCTGCTGAACATGAGAAATTGATATCCAAGCAAGTTCGCTCTCTGCAGATCGAACAGTTATTTCTTATTACGAGGACATATGAAATAAATATATCATCCACGAGATTCACGTCTTGAAAATCAGAACTTTGTATTTACTAGCAAGATTCTTATCTTTGCAAAATTTGACTCCTTTTATTGATATGAAGGCCCTTGGTGGGTTAATTTTGCACTACTATCGgttaaaataaaacaatttgaAACTACTCTTTTAAAGATATCAGTATTCCTTTGGGAGGAAATATAGTTCTTCAAGAATCGTGTTTGGAAATATGTCCGTCTATTAAACTGCACAAGAAAAGATAATATGGATATAATACTATTGGCCAAACATGGttcttaattaattgaattacagAATATGATATTGAATCTTGTGACTTCCTAATCATTATATAATTGTTGGAGCAATAATCTTTTTCTTACTTTCACATATCGCTTCAAGATATCGTATTTGTGAGATCTCAACTTAAGAGATAAGCTTCTCATTGCAGATTTGGGAGTTAATATACAAATAAAGCAAGTAAAATCTTAACTATTgtctcttttgattttgtttagtTTTTCATTAAATGATCCTCAGCCATTTTAACTTTGATACTTTTTCAAGAATGTTTATTGCCAAATAAATCAAATACTGACTTTTGCATTGTAAATTGGTTGCACTTGTTCTTCCTCATTCGGAACATAATATCATGGGATAAATCACTAAACTGTGCTTTTATTTCAGCCCTTTAAATTGGCAtgttatttgtttattttgttaTGGTAATTCCTTACAACTTATCCTTGAATGTTAAATCAGGCTTGAGCCTATTCCATCTAGAAAGGATTAAATAGTTTGGGATGGAATAATCTTAGCCTTAATTTAATATGGTCTTAGAGTTAGGCGTATACCTCTAAGTTATTATGGGCATGAACATTGCATCAAAGGTGTGATGCACGTTAGGGTGTGTGTTGAAGGTAGGATTTTTACACCCATTAGTTTTACGTGGATAAGTGGGACAGTCCGTCATGTGTATATAGTAAATAGTGCTCTTTTCCCAAGGGAGTAGTCGGTTTAGAGAGAATAGGCTCTACTCTAATTTGACATCAAGTTATCAAGTTTCAAACAAAAAGGCTCTACTCTAATTCGACATCAACCCACAAGGGAAGTACCTAACTTAAAGAGTTTAACATTCCCTAAGTGCCATATTAAGCTTGAATAATTTAGTGAATGTTAAGAAAGTGCAAACCAAGAAGTTTGCACTGGAACAGTGGCTAGAAGACAGTAGAATAATTAAGGTAACCAAGATTTGATCCCATCACTTGGGTTCTTTGTTCCAATGTTAAAAAGTTAGTTGGATGACCATTTAAATCAAAAGCTTAATCTATAAGCTATTAGAAAGGACTAATATTGTAGATTGATGGCTTAACAAATTCTGATGATGGAAATTAAAGGCCGATCCACACAAGCAGCAATTGCATAACATTTAAGTGGTATGATTTTCATCTGCTGAACGAGGAGAATCAATGAGTTTATGCCTAAAGAACATGTATGGACCTAATTATCTCAATGTTGTAGTAAAAACTAAACCAACCCTCCAAATAGATAGATGGGAGTATGGGACCATGCACAAAAGATAAGAATTTGATAGAAATGTAAACTAAGCACTCCAGTTAAGAATTTGTAGTATGTTCCTGCTCTTGATCTAATCGACTGGATTGCCTTGTTGCTTTTAGGCTCTTTTTTTCTGTGTCCCTTTCCGGGAGCAATTGCTGGAGTATCatgaaaagaataaaaataatggTGATGCAGAGGAGAATCTTTTGACTTGTCTTGCTGATCTGTTTTCTCAGGTGtgtaattttttgaaaattattctcaTTTATGCTAATtctaaagatattttaatttgttCATAGATCAAAAAAATGttgtagtaaaaaaaattttgaggcCTAATACGGTTTCTAATTGTTAGCTAGACTAATAAACTATCATCTACTTTCTAATTTGATTTACATTTCCTAAAGCTGCAGAATTATTTGCTCTTAAATTTGTTATACAATACATGACTCTTGTGGATACTAAAATTTCTTATAATCCAGTTTTATTATTGGATGTAACTGTCCAAAATCTTAGCAAAGGTCAATAAGTAATGCTTGCTAAATTCACAAGTCATAATAATTATTTTGGCAGTGGTGCAGTTCTTGAAAACATTCCATGATCTTGTTGAATGCCATGTTCATCCTTTTTGTATTTCTAGTAGGTATTCTTCACTTTCATGTTTTTCTATGATAAGTATCTTGATTCTTGTCTATTATCTTAAATCTGCCAGAATTCTGGATTTTGTTCCTTTTACTTCTCTTATGAAATTCATAGAAATTGCCAATTGCTTGTTCTGCACAGCAACATATGTTGTGTAAGTGTGAAAAAGAAGGTTAGCTTTGTTCTATGTGATTCTGTTCAGAGTATGTGATCAAGTGTTTCAACATAGTTGTATCCTTCTGTACCCAACCAATTGGACTTGCTATTTCTCTCTTGAAATATGTATCACTTTCTCCAAATGATAGTGTTTTTTTGGAAAATTGTTAATGTTTATAACCAGGTAAATCATATAATCATGTCAAGTTGCATTCTACTCTGCAGATTAGTTCGCAAAAAAAGAAAACTGGTGTTGTCTCTCCTAAGCGTTTTGTGCAAAGAGTGAAAAAACAAAATGAGCTCTTCCGGAGTTATATGCACCAAGTAAATTGTCTTACTGTGTTAGTTTGGTGCTTCTGCTcctcattgttttttttttttttgaaaagaacTTTAATATATTGATACATTTACAGGATGCTCATGAGTTTTTGAATTTCCTGCTCAACGAGCTTGTTGATATTCTAGAAAAAGAAGCCAATACTCCAAAGCCCTCATCTGATGCCTCATTGTTACCTCAAAAACTTGCAAATGGCCATACAAATCTGCATGTCAATGGCGTTGAAAAAGAGCCCCTTGTTACTTGGGTTCACAAAAATTTTCAAGTAAGAACTTTTTGCAACTTGTTCCTTGTTGCTACCattctttttattttgtaaaaacgAACCAAAATGATGCTTAATTCTGATTTATAACAAATATCCTGGGTGGTCTGTGATCATTGTTTTACACAGGGTACTCTTACCAATGAAACAAAATGCTTGCTTTGTGAAACTGTTACTGCTAAAGATGAACCGTTTTTGGACCTAAGCCTCGACATTGAACAAAATAGTTCAATTACAAGTTGTCTCAAAAATTTCAGCTCAACTGAAACTCTCAATGCAGAGGATAAATTCTTCTGTGACAAATGCTGCAGGTAACTTTATATATTGGCGATGGCTCTGTTTCCTTGATTTATTTCATTTCCTTTTCCTGGCATTTGTGAGTAGTTAGCTGGATTACTTTTTATAGACTCATTTCTAGTGTCTAGTCATGCCTTCATACTGGCACAGACCTTTAACTTAATGACTTGTGTATCATGATAATCGATAGAAGCATTGAAGAATGAAAAGCATATTTGTATCAAAACCCTTTCAGTTGATTATCTGAGATTTTTTAAAAGCTGATGATTTACTAACCTCATTATAACTATATTTTAAGGTTTGACCTGAGCATTCTTGTTCTATAAAGTAAGTTGATCAAGTTTGAGGAATCGTCATTTTAAGTAACAACATTCTTACATTCCGTCTTAGCTAATGTCGACATTGTTATGTGGAATGTAGAATTCAGTAACTGTTTTGCTATTTACTTTGCATATCTCATGTAGTTTCCGGTCATGGAATTATTAGTATCTTTTGTCATATTCGGGCAGCTTGCAAGAAGCCCAGAAGAGGATGAAGATCAAGAAGCCACCAAACATCCTCGTAATCCATCTCAAGCGCTTCAAATATATCGAGCAGCTGGGCCGCTACAAGAAGCTACTCTACCGCGTTGTCTT from Zingiber officinale cultivar Zhangliang chromosome 5B, Zo_v1.1, whole genome shotgun sequence encodes the following:
- the LOC121984576 gene encoding ubiquitin carboxyl-terminal hydrolase 4-like, with amino-acid sequence MGATGSKLEKALGEQFPEGERYFGLENFGNTCYCNSVLQALFFCVPFREQLLEYHEKNKNNGDAEENLLTCLADLFSQISSQKKKTGVVSPKRFVQRVKKQNELFRSYMHQDAHEFLNFLLNELVDILEKEANTPKPSSDASLLPQKLANGHTNLHVNGVEKEPLVTWVHKNFQGTLTNETKCLLCETVTAKDEPFLDLSLDIEQNSSITSCLKNFSSTETLNAEDKFFCDKCCSLQEAQKRMKIKKPPNILVIHLKRFKYIEQLGRYKKLLYRVVFPLELKLNNTVENSDTEYALFAVVVHVGIGPNHGHYVSLVKSHNHWLYFDDENVEIIDESAVQTYFGSAQEYTGNTDHGYILFYESLDSKR